TCTACGAAATCACAAAACTGAACACGTGTTTTGCCTATTCCTATTATAGGAGTCTGGCTATAGTTTGTttgaatttatgtatttatatttgtattggtGGTTGGAGcgattttgtcaaatatttaatactctccacaaaatcacaaaattttagaagaaCACGTGTCCCTCATATTCCCATTATAGGAATCTGACTGCAGTGAATTTAACCTTCAAAGTCGTGgtaagtatatatataaatatatatgtctATGTATATATAAGGTAGTATCTGTTTGGAATTTAATTTTACGACTCTAATTCTAACTCCTATAAAAAGCAAAGTTAATTTTATGTACTTTCTGGAGATCTCAGACATCTTCTggatttaaatttagttaaaacttCATGATGTATccaaaaaaatggatttttaaagaTTCTATTAAATCTTAATCATTTACGAACAGAACTAGGACTTTAGACGAATGAAGTCCTAATTCTTAATAGGATCTTATTAAGAATTAGGACTTCATTCGTCTAGAAGTGGATGGAGCCTAAACAACATGCCTTTTGGTTGTTCATAAATCATATTCCACGTTTCCATAGTCAACTTATTTATACTCCCTTAACAACCGAATACTGTAGTTAATAGGTCGTACAGTAAGAATTATATGAGCCAGTTTAGTACGCAAACGTAAGACGTACAATATTTTCTCCATTTACTTCTATAGTCACTTATATGTTTGCAACGAAAATGTCTGTTTAGTTTTCAAACGAGACGTGTCTGCAGCAGTTTAAAAGGCAGCAAAAATATTTCgtctaatattttaattaagaaacatatttaattaattttctttaatttaaaacgaaaaataaacaatatgaaGTGTTTAAGTCGTTCTACTCTGGGTGTTGTTATAGGCGCTATAAATGTTTTCGGTTTTAGCGTGactgttatttatattataactgTATTGTGTGAATTTAGTGGTTTATCGGAGGAGGGTAAGACCGACAgacagagagaaagagagagagtttTATATACCCTATAACCATTTTTTTTACGTTTAACCAactgttgttatttaaatttaattcagaCAAACGTGAATATGATGACGTATTAAGCACATCCGTTACTCTACTCTATATACTTTTGGTTATATGTGTAATTGCCATCATTATATCGGGTCTACTCATAGTGGGCATTGTTAAGGTGAacaattattgaaataatttagatattttattataaactatttCGTTTTGTCATTTCAGAGACGCCAATCACTAATGAAACCTTGGATATATTCTGCTGCAGCTGGTATTTTTTGTCATACATTCCGTATAGTAATTGGTTTTATTGGTGGCTTTATAGTTGGTCTACCATTCGGTGATGTTTTTTGGGCATTTATCCTAGGTCTTTTGACATTGGGTATGTTATGGGAAAAGTGTAGAATTTCATTAAGTCGGATatgtattgaatattttttattaatttttttaattattgaaattGTCTTATAACCATATAAGGTGTAACAATGTATATcgaattaactttaaaattttccgaAATCCCAAGATTACTTGCCAAAAAAaccatttttaaattcttattttatgttgaaattcATTCAGTTCTCGATAAAGTTGAGAATCTGATATTTCCGTATATAGTTCATTCACAATAGTGGATTTtatttgcatcagctgtttgcTGTATGCATTAATCCAATTAACAATGTCAGATACAACTTATGAATTGCCTATAGGGAGAAATAGTTTTCTCATCTCTGTATCAatttatctaactaactatctatctatctatctatctatctatctatctatctatctatctatccatctatctatctatctatctatctatctatctatctatctatctatctatctatctatNNNNNNNNNNNNNNNNNNNNNNNNNNNNNNNNNNNNNNNNNNNNNNNNNNNNNNNNNNNNNNNNNNNNNNNNNNNNNNNNNNNNNNNNNNNNNNNNNNNNaactgaactagaactgaactagaactgaactagaactgaactagaactaaactagaactgaactagaactgaactagaactgaactagaactgaactaaactagaactaaactaaactagaactaaactagaactaaactagaactgaactagaactaaactagaactaaactagaactaaactagaactaaactagaactaaactagaactgaattagaactgaactagaactaaactagaactaaactagaactgaaatagaactgaaatataactgaactagaactgaactagaactgaactagaaatgaactagaactgaactagaactgaactacagaAAGTCAGGTCAAATTACATTATATGATATTTGTAtggtttatttttcaatgtacGACGTACATCGAGggattattatacaaatttttaaatacgaaCAACAGTTAGAAAAGTGACCAGCCGAATAGTTAGATGGAAGAACTACTACTCACTTAAATATTTCGTTCGGCGGAAGGACCAGTTAAACTGTATCAAGTGTGAATGTATGTTAATGTAATATATTTGTACTGCAAGATAGTTAAACAATTAACTTCTAAATAATTTAACGCTAAAATTTAAGtcagttaaatgtttttaacaatGAATGAATATATTAACAAAGCGTGatttcttttaaagattttaatattctaaacatttaaatataattattattcttcttgccgaataaataaataaattatcccataaacaaaacactaaaatttGGCAGAACACTAAGAATCCTGTCTCCAGTTTACTACGCAGAAGTAATACGCATTTGCCAATCATCCATATAAATCCTTCGGCTGCAtattgttctttaaaaaatgttgaacaaaatttagtGTTCATTTGAAACGTAATAGTAAAAGTtctatttatatagaatatttatctcttgtttaaaaaaaatataaattagtaatagaaaaattttaattaataacacaAAATGAAGTGTTGTAGTCGATCTACGTTGGGTGTAATTATAGGCgctttaaatattttcggttttaCCGTtgctataatttatattataacgCTATTGGGAGGTATCGGAAGCTTATCGGAAGAAggtaaattctatagaaaataatataataggTAAAAGACTATAATACCTGTTGTAATGTTTATTTCctagaaaaacaagaaaatgagGATATTCTAACAGTATCCAGTACACTACTTTATATACTTTTGATATTTTGCGTTGTTTCATTTGTAACATCGGTACTGCTTGTACTGGGTATATTTAAGGTATGTAACAAAagttaatatatgtataatatcaTTACTATATTTCCATTTTGTACTATTATTAGGAAAATCATACTTTTATGAAACCCTGGATCTGTAGCGCCATAATTGGTATAGCTTTCTATATATTGCGTTTAGTTATAGCGGTTTTTGTTGGCTTTACAACTGGCAAATCGTTTGGAGGAATATTAGCAGATCTAGTAGTTGGTCTTTTAACTTTAGGTAAgttgaaattgtaatttttaaatgagtcattatttgttgaaaaataataacataattgATTTTTACACTACATGTGAACATACACATAtctgcatatatgtatgtatatgtcatCAAGTGGGTTATTAACATcagattagaaaaaaaaactgataataACCTCTTGAGTCCCATCATGAACAATAATTGATCTAGAACTGAGGTTTCacggaactgaactaaaactaatttagaaataaatcagaactaaacttaaactcatcaagaaatgaactagaactaaaactgaactagaacagaatttgaactgaataagaactgaactagaactgaactagaatgaactagaactgaactagaactgaactagaactgaactagaactgaactagaactgaactagaactgaactagaactgaacNNNNNNNNNNNNNNNNNNNNNNNNNNNNNNNNNNNNNNNNNNNNNNNNNNNNNNNNNNNNNNNNNNNNNNNNNNNNNNNNNNNNNNNNNNNNNNNNNNNNctagttcagttctagttcagttctagttcagttctagttcagttcttgttcagttctagttcagttctagttcatttctagttcagttctagttcagttctagttcagatctagttcagttctaattcagttctagttcagttctagttcagttctatttcagttctagctcagttctagttcagttctagtttaattctagttcagttctagttcagttctagttcagttctagttcagttctagttcagttctagttcagttctagttcagttctagttcagttctagttcagttctagttcagttctagttcagttctagttcagttctagttcagttctagttcagttctagttctagttcagttctagttcagttctagttcagttctagtttagttctgttctagttcagttctagttcagtttttattaaaatcgaaaGACGATGTAGAAATATTTTATCCGTACAATGAGGTTTGAATGCAAACACacattttaaacttaataaattggagtttgtttattaaatttaaacgttTTCAAGGCCAAAACATTAACACTCTTTAACAtagacaaatacatatatataaatatgtatatgtatataaaatgggcttggtaaagaattttttaatagtttttttagttGTCTGACATTTCAGTTAACACATGTTAGCACATGACGCGTCAAAGTCACACCCGAAATTTTTAAAAGGCGACAGAAAGTCTGTCATACTAAATACATGCACATGAACCCGTACATATGTTTGAAACTGTATTTGATTATTGGATCCTCCAACTTAATCTACCTGATCGTACAAGGAAAAACACATAATAAAAAgcgtaataataaaatgtttaaattcgtaaaataaatttcgtttttaagatttctctttagttgtaattattttaataatttatgtaatttaaaacttacaattcaacaataatttaaaaactaataagatagttatcgattttttaaataaaatttttatgtttctaagttttcaaataattacatattttttctatttggctTCTAGTTCCATTGAATGCTTATCGTCATGACTGGCATCTCGTAGATCCTTATATAATCTATGGATAgcataaaatattaagatttgtAGTCCTGAAATtagattatagaataaaattaataaaaactcttCCGAGTATACTTTAGGCTGGTTTATAGgcaagacttttctatagtccagactacggACTAttttatattccagactatagactgttctatagtccagaatatagaccattctatagtccagactatagaccattctatggtccagactagaGACCATtaaatagtcaagactatagaccattctatagtccagactatagaccgttctatagtccagactatagaccgttctatagtccagactatagaccgttctatagtccagactatagaccgttctatagtccagactatagactgttctatagtccagactatagactgttctctagtccagactatagactgttctatagtccagactatagactgtatagtccagactatagactgttctatagtccagactatagactgttctatagtccagactatagactgttctatagtccaatctatacactgttctatattcaagactatacactgttctatattccagacaatACACTGTTCTgcagtccagactgtagactgttctatagtccaaactatagactgttctgaagtccagactacagactgttctatagtccagactatagactgttcgatagttcagactatagactgttctatagtccagaatatagactgttctatagtccagaatatatactgttctatagtccagaatatatactgttctatagtccagaatatatactgttctatagtccaaacaataaactgttctatagtccagactatagactgttcgatagttcaaactatagactgttctatagtccagaatatagactgttcgatagtccatactatatacTGTTtgatagtccagactttagactgttctatagtccaatctatacaCTGTTCTGTAGTCCAGGCTTTAGGctgttctgtagtccagactatagactgttctgaagtccaaactatagactgttataaagtccagactatagaccgttctttagtccagaaaatagactattctatcgtccagactatataccgttctttagtccagacaatatactgttctatagtccagactatagactgttctatagtccaaactatagacatttgtatagtccagactataaactattttatagattttattgttctatagtctactctatagaatgTTGTAAAGACCATATTATGGACCAGTTAATATTTAGTCTTTCTTACTAGATTGTGTGTTCATTTCTCATTGAAAAGTATTATAGTTTATATGAACATTCCTAAAAATTGCATGTTTTTTAcgatttaataaaacatatgaAATGTGACAATCCTTAATTATATGCTACATAAATGTAGTGGTGAGAAAAATTGCGACACCCACTTATTTAACCAATATCCCCAGAATCCCTGAGTTGaagtttaataataaacttaCCTAATGTTATAAGACCAAATATGAAGGATAAAAACACACTATGGAATGGTAAATTTTTTACTAGGCCCATAACTAAACCAGCAACAAGTAGAAAACCTTGACATACAATACTGGCAACGGAACAATAAATCCAAGGTTTCATTAATGTATGACGTTTCTGAAATTAAAAAGAAcgtaagaaacaaaaacaattataaaaca
The window above is part of the Lucilia cuprina isolate Lc7/37 chromosome 6, ASM2204524v1, whole genome shotgun sequence genome. Proteins encoded here:
- the LOC124420657 gene encoding uncharacterized protein LOC124420657, with amino-acid sequence MKCINRSTLGLIVGGINIFGGIIAIIYIVKLLCELDSLSEKDKEENKDLLTTSIVTLYIILLICVIGIIISVLLIVGIMKKRHTLMKPWIYCSVASIVCQGFLLVAGLVMGLVKNLPFHSVFLSFIFGLITLGLQILIFYAIHRLYKDLRDASHDDKHSMELEAK
- the LOC124420655 gene encoding uncharacterized protein LOC124420655; amino-acid sequence: MKCLSRSTLGVVIGAINVFGFSVTVIYIITVLCEFSGLSEEDKREYDDVLSTSVTLLYILLVICVIAIIISGLLIVGIVKRRQSLMKPWIYSAAAGIFCHTFRIVIGFIGGFIVGLPFGDVFWAFILGLLTLVS
- the LOC124420656 gene encoding uncharacterized protein LOC124420656, producing MKCCSRSTLGVIIGALNIFGFTVAIIYIITLLGGIGSLSEEEKQENEDILTVSSTLLYILLIFCVVSFVTSVLLVLGIFKENHTFMKPWICSAIIGIAFYILRLVIAVFVGFTTGKSFGGILADLVVGLLTLGKLKL